From the genome of Danaus plexippus chromosome 30, MEX_DaPlex, whole genome shotgun sequence, one region includes:
- the LOC116776675 gene encoding uncharacterized protein LOC116776675 isoform X1, which translates to MKKLLTSRIFPGWLRIQPSFYENQHGTEDTVSMVFRRPESLPLPSTWRRFTVCNTNLVVRDLTEDLRETAVQLLVKYFTAHEPPCKYIEINKHPTALGELEKLWRKTIDDQLSIVCVKEDDPTDVIGVNVLTVSDQNDKEEEFKTEDKIWAKLFGAVDLVTRAVDVYQTFGVERYLTAYGLVVDPQWRGWGIGKEMLLARIPLCKALDIKVTATVFTAGASQAVARKAGFKELYKISYQELAEQGYRFPGIEEDTKYSKLMALEI; encoded by the exons ATGAAGAAGCTCCTCACCTCACGAATCTTCCCAGGATGGTTGAGAATCCAACCATCTTTTTACGAGAATCAACACGGCACAGAGGATACTGTCTCG ATGGTGTTCCGCCGGCCCGAGTCCCTGCCCCTGCCGTCCACGTGGCGCAGGTTCACCGTCTGTAACACTAACCTGGTCGTCAGAGACCTCACTGAGGACCTGCGGGAGACGGCTGTCCAGCTTCTGGTCAAGTACTTCACGGCTCATGAACCGCCGTGCAAATATATCG AAATCAACAAACATCCAACAGCTTTGGGGGAATTGGAGAAGTTGTGGAGGAAAACCATAGACGACCAGCTCTCGATAGTCTGCGTGAAAGAAGACGACCCCACTGACGTCATCGGAGTCAACGTCCTCACGGTCTCTGACCAAAACGACAAGGAGGAAGAGTTTAAA ACGGAGGACAAGATCTGGGCAAAACTGTTTGGAGCCGTGGACCTGGTGACGCGAGCCGTGGACGTGTACCAGACCTTCGGCGTGGAGAGATATCTGACGGCATACGGATTGGTCGTGGATCCGCAATGGAGAGGCTGGGGCATCGGCAAGGAGATGCTGTTGGCTAG AATCCCGCTGTGCAAAGCTCTCGATATAAAGGTGACAGCAACCGTATTTACCGCGGGGGCGTCACAGGCCGTGGCTAGGAAGGCCGGCTTTAAGGAGCTGTACAAGATCTCCTACCAGGAGTTGGCAGAGCAGGGCTACAGGTTCCCGGGTATCGAAGAAGACACGAAATACTCCAAACTGATGGCACTGGAAATTTGA
- the LOC116776675 gene encoding uncharacterized protein LOC116776675 isoform X2 — translation MVFRRPESLPLPSTWRRFTVCNTNLVVRDLTEDLRETAVQLLVKYFTAHEPPCKYIEINKHPTALGELEKLWRKTIDDQLSIVCVKEDDPTDVIGVNVLTVSDQNDKEEEFKTEDKIWAKLFGAVDLVTRAVDVYQTFGVERYLTAYGLVVDPQWRGWGIGKEMLLARIPLCKALDIKVTATVFTAGASQAVARKAGFKELYKISYQELAEQGYRFPGIEEDTKYSKLMALEI, via the exons ATGGTGTTCCGCCGGCCCGAGTCCCTGCCCCTGCCGTCCACGTGGCGCAGGTTCACCGTCTGTAACACTAACCTGGTCGTCAGAGACCTCACTGAGGACCTGCGGGAGACGGCTGTCCAGCTTCTGGTCAAGTACTTCACGGCTCATGAACCGCCGTGCAAATATATCG AAATCAACAAACATCCAACAGCTTTGGGGGAATTGGAGAAGTTGTGGAGGAAAACCATAGACGACCAGCTCTCGATAGTCTGCGTGAAAGAAGACGACCCCACTGACGTCATCGGAGTCAACGTCCTCACGGTCTCTGACCAAAACGACAAGGAGGAAGAGTTTAAA ACGGAGGACAAGATCTGGGCAAAACTGTTTGGAGCCGTGGACCTGGTGACGCGAGCCGTGGACGTGTACCAGACCTTCGGCGTGGAGAGATATCTGACGGCATACGGATTGGTCGTGGATCCGCAATGGAGAGGCTGGGGCATCGGCAAGGAGATGCTGTTGGCTAG AATCCCGCTGTGCAAAGCTCTCGATATAAAGGTGACAGCAACCGTATTTACCGCGGGGGCGTCACAGGCCGTGGCTAGGAAGGCCGGCTTTAAGGAGCTGTACAAGATCTCCTACCAGGAGTTGGCAGAGCAGGGCTACAGGTTCCCGGGTATCGAAGAAGACACGAAATACTCCAAACTGATGGCACTGGAAATTTGA
- the LOC116776674 gene encoding leucine-rich repeat-containing protein 34-like, translating into MKKPTRKRKCICDTVAILKKITGNPEPLSSTEINSIRLNLFTERNSDGTGYLVLRGKDIYEKYNRRICDSDVRAICLYLKHSPRIITKVDLSYNSITDTGFFKLLKNVLIKGRSSVTNLNIMNNNITELSILNLSKYAKFLKLKYLRINGNDFGTKGGEYFADLLSNNRSIECCDIGETGQTLTSVAHIITALRYDHAGNTTLRVFDFSRIIPLFNRYSYETKWLAYHIEYLLERNDTIVELHLQKNELIGHDVEYLVRGLRNNKTLLYLDVGYNKIGEYGAELFGQYLSEKPQLILLNLAGNGIRDTGARALSFGLPYSRIRALDLGHNKITDDGILYILNTIKKPFYMRFLNLWGNDIGETTCGVIQRMLISGALFQHTIDVRLYSVDGVLHAAYYPNPANRNKHLYYNEMDFGCEQPIYHIKRNVLPEKKIVKVDCKQRHKLDKTDKHRF; encoded by the coding sequence atgaaaaaaccgACACGCAAAAGGAAATGCATCTGCGATACTGTGGCCATTTTGAAAAAGATAACAGGAAATCCGGAACCATTGAGTTCGACGGAAATTAACAGCATACGCCTGAATCTTTTCACTGAACGTAACTCGGACGGCACCGGGTACTTGGTGCTGAGAGGTAAAgacatatatgaaaaatataacagaagAATTTGTGACAGCGACGTGAGAGCTATATGTCTTTACTTAAAACATTCACCaagaataataacaaaagtcGACCTGAGTTACAATTCCATAACGGATacaggattttttaaattgttaaaaaacgTTCTAATAAAGGGCAGATCCAGCGTTACCAACctcaatattatgaataacaaTATCACAGAGTTGTCTATATTGAACCTGTCGAAGTATGCGAAGTttttgaaacttaaatatCTAAGAATTAATGGAAACGATTTCGGGACTAAAGGCGGCGAATATTTCGCCGATCTATTGTCGAATAACAGGAGTATTGAATGTTGCGACATCGGGGAGACGGGACAGACGTTAACCAGTGTTGCCCACATCATCACCGCCCTGCGCTACGATCACGCTGGCAACACTACTTTAAGAGTTTTCGATTTCAGCCGAATTATTCCATTGTTCAATAGATACTCGTATGAAACAAAGTGGCTCGCTTATCACAtcgaatatttattagaacGAAACGATACCATCGTAGAGTTACATTTACAGAAAAACGAATTAATTGGACACGACGTAGAATACTTAGTGCGAGGTCTGCGGAACAACAAGACGTTGCTGTACTTGGATGTAGGATATAATAAGATAGGGGAATACGGCGCTGAATTATTCGGACAATATTTATCTGAGAAGCCGCAACTGATATTATTGAACTTAGCGGGAAACGGCATCAGGGACACAGGCGCCAGAGCTCTCAGCTTCGGTCTCCCATATTCAAGAATACGTGCCTTAGACCTGGGACACAATAAAATCACCGACGACGGTATCCTGTACATTCTGAACACGATCAAGAAACCATTTTACATGAGATTCTTAAACTTGTGGGGCAATGACATCGGCGAGACGACGTGCGGCGTCATCCAGAGGATGTTAATAAGTGGGGCTCTGTTCCAACACACGATAGACGTCAGGTTATACTCGGTAGACGGCGTCTTACACGCCGCCTACTACCCCAACCCGGCCAACAGAAACAAACATCTTTATTACAACGAAATGGACTTTGGATGCGAACAGCcgatatatcatataaagagGAACGTGTTGCcagagaaaaaaattgtaaaagtcGACTGCAAACAGAGACACAAGCTGGATAAAACAGATAAACATCGTTTTTAA